One genomic region from Pseudoduganella lutea encodes:
- a CDS encoding caspase family protein yields the protein MPAPFKQITKEQFAELLSKFPFKRKINAVHMHHTWKPDRAAYRKHDTIVAMWRFHTQTNGWSDIAQHISIAPDGTIWLGRDWNRPPASAAGHNGNAQAGPFMFEIIGNFDEGKDPFDGPQRDTVLEVIARVQHLFGLPPGSLQFHNMMSTKSCPGTSIDYHRLLHDVGELHLQLFSSTRAVPPSEGPFSPEQLASAQVVREAIEDLQRDTGRAIEPADAEPCARHEEQYESGAGRGGEGERGIRFDAADLQEMKPHIVNLRMGLFSSNGDWTTTQADVDAIFETYLPAALTAAAAEGRRLKLMFYAHGGLTSETSALAAARERIGWWKSNGIYPIHFIWETGLGEVLGQMLERWKQGRAPAARNVFSDHVSDPLIEAFAHRAGGVQIWNGMKWSAQQASSPTAAGATPGGAFYVAERLAAFCKNHEDIEVHAAGHSAGAIFHAYFIPCALERGVPKFHSLHLLAPASRVDLFHQKLRPVVEDKRIGQLTMYTMADSFEKDDDCGKVYRKSLLYLIHKGLEPDQDTPILGLEQCVRTDQELKKLFILGTGKARADVVWSDNRLDRGRSASRSRTHGGFDDDPATMGSIVRRVLDKSDADRIVELPAGTRGADLWQPSFDYWGGEQAEAQSQLQQPVHVAAAPVSSYQGWHAPAHAGTNGQANGGRRNALCVGIDTYPTAPLNACVNDARAWSDILVRLGFAPPRMLLDQRATRAAILQHLTQLVEDSRRGDVIVFQYAGHGTQVPDLDGDEQGGDTPGQDEALCPYDFASGELLVDDDMRAVFARLPDGVNLTCFFDCCHSGTITRFGVGGRQAQPEPGKRARFVPATRQLRELYRAKRQERGHRAAAGGGLDMMREVVFSACLSSEVALESGDHGDFTRCAMQVLAQDVAGLSNAEFAERVTQNFGHAPRQHAKLYSSEAGQGLGLLQPHAPGRGRSAGHAMGGPSAHEMELAALLARVRELLTPAH from the coding sequence ATGCCTGCGCCTTTCAAGCAAATCACGAAAGAGCAATTCGCCGAACTGTTGTCGAAATTCCCGTTCAAACGCAAGATCAACGCGGTGCATATGCACCATACCTGGAAGCCGGACCGCGCCGCCTACAGGAAGCACGACACCATCGTGGCCATGTGGCGCTTCCATACCCAGACGAATGGCTGGTCCGATATCGCCCAGCACATCTCGATCGCGCCGGATGGCACGATCTGGCTGGGGCGCGACTGGAACCGCCCGCCGGCCAGCGCGGCCGGCCACAACGGCAATGCCCAGGCCGGCCCCTTCATGTTCGAGATCATCGGCAACTTCGACGAAGGCAAGGATCCTTTCGATGGACCGCAGCGTGACACCGTGCTCGAGGTAATCGCCCGCGTCCAGCACCTCTTCGGGCTGCCGCCGGGCAGCCTGCAGTTCCATAACATGATGTCGACCAAGAGCTGCCCGGGAACCAGCATCGACTACCATCGCCTGCTGCACGACGTCGGCGAACTGCACCTCCAGTTGTTCAGCAGCACGCGCGCCGTGCCGCCGTCCGAAGGACCGTTCTCGCCCGAGCAGCTCGCTTCGGCGCAGGTGGTGCGCGAGGCGATCGAGGACTTGCAGCGCGATACCGGGCGCGCGATCGAGCCGGCCGATGCCGAGCCTTGCGCCCGTCACGAGGAGCAATACGAATCCGGCGCCGGGCGTGGTGGCGAGGGTGAGCGCGGCATCCGCTTCGACGCCGCCGACTTGCAGGAGATGAAGCCGCACATCGTCAACCTGCGCATGGGGCTGTTTTCCTCGAATGGCGATTGGACCACGACCCAGGCCGACGTCGACGCCATCTTCGAGACCTATTTGCCTGCCGCGTTGACGGCCGCAGCGGCCGAAGGGCGCCGGCTGAAGCTGATGTTCTACGCCCATGGCGGCTTGACCAGCGAAACGAGCGCGCTGGCCGCGGCGCGCGAGCGCATCGGCTGGTGGAAGAGCAACGGCATCTATCCGATCCACTTCATCTGGGAAACCGGCCTGGGCGAAGTGCTGGGCCAGATGCTGGAGCGCTGGAAGCAGGGCCGCGCTCCCGCCGCGCGCAACGTGTTCTCCGACCATGTGAGCGATCCGTTGATCGAAGCCTTCGCCCACCGCGCGGGCGGCGTGCAGATCTGGAACGGCATGAAATGGAGTGCCCAGCAGGCCTCTTCGCCGACCGCGGCAGGCGCGACACCAGGGGGTGCCTTCTACGTGGCCGAGCGCCTGGCCGCCTTCTGCAAGAACCATGAGGACATCGAAGTCCATGCCGCCGGCCACAGCGCCGGCGCGATCTTCCATGCCTATTTCATTCCTTGCGCGCTGGAGCGCGGCGTGCCGAAATTCCACAGTCTGCACCTGCTGGCGCCGGCCTCCCGGGTCGACTTGTTCCACCAGAAGCTCAGGCCCGTGGTCGAGGACAAGCGTATCGGCCAGCTCACGATGTACACGATGGCGGACAGCTTCGAGAAGGACGACGACTGCGGCAAGGTGTACCGCAAGTCGCTCCTCTACCTGATCCACAAAGGGCTGGAGCCGGACCAGGACACACCCATCCTGGGCCTGGAGCAGTGCGTGCGCACCGACCAGGAGTTGAAGAAGCTGTTCATCCTCGGTACCGGCAAGGCGCGCGCCGACGTCGTCTGGTCCGACAATCGCCTCGACCGCGGCCGCAGTGCCAGCCGCTCGCGCACCCACGGCGGCTTCGACGACGATCCGGCCACCATGGGCAGCATCGTGCGGCGCGTGCTGGACAAGTCCGACGCCGACCGCATCGTCGAGCTGCCGGCCGGCACCCGCGGCGCCGATCTCTGGCAGCCATCCTTCGACTACTGGGGCGGCGAACAGGCAGAGGCGCAATCGCAGCTGCAGCAGCCCGTCCACGTGGCGGCCGCGCCCGTATCCTCGTACCAGGGCTGGCATGCGCCTGCTCATGCGGGCACCAACGGGCAGGCCAACGGCGGTCGCCGCAACGCACTCTGCGTCGGCATCGACACCTATCCGACCGCGCCTCTGAACGCCTGCGTCAACGATGCGCGCGCGTGGTCGGACATTCTGGTGCGGCTCGGCTTCGCGCCGCCGCGCATGCTGCTCGACCAGCGCGCCACCCGCGCCGCGATCCTGCAGCACCTGACCCAGCTGGTCGAGGACAGCCGTCGGGGCGACGTGATCGTGTTCCAGTATGCGGGCCACGGCACCCAGGTACCAGACCTGGACGGCGACGAGCAGGGCGGCGATACACCGGGCCAGGACGAAGCCTTGTGTCCCTATGACTTCGCCTCGGGCGAGCTGCTGGTCGACGACGACATGCGCGCCGTCTTCGCGCGCCTGCCGGACGGCGTGAACCTCACCTGTTTCTTCGACTGCTGCCATTCGGGCACCATCACCCGCTTCGGCGTCGGTGGTCGTCAGGCCCAGCCCGAGCCCGGCAAACGCGCGCGTTTCGTCCCCGCCACCCGCCAGTTGCGCGAGCTGTACCGGGCCAAGCGCCAGGAGCGCGGCCACCGTGCGGCGGCGGGCGGTGGTCTCGACATGATGCGCGAGGTCGTGTTCTCGGCCTGTCTTTCCAGCGAAGTGGCGCTAGAAAGCGGCGACCATGGCGATTTCACGCGCTGCGCCATGCAAGTGCTAGCGCAGGATGTGGCCGGCCTGTCGAACGCCGAGTTCGCCGAGCGCGTCACCCAGAACTTCGGTCACGCGCCGCGCCAGCACGCGAAGCTGTACAGCAGCGAGGCTGGTCAGGGCCTGGGCTTGCTGCAGCCGCACGCGCCCGGCCGCGGCCGCTCGGCGGGTCATGCCATGGGGGGCCCTTCTGCCCATGAAATGGAGCTGGCGGCCCTGCTGGCACGGGTGCGCGAGCTGCTGACGCCGGCGCATTGA
- a CDS encoding c-type cytochrome produces MSDAHHEHQSVIRTPKQLAAAVIAFFLVTILGIILLVQFVTQQKLTGAGSDAMSPEAVAARLKPVADEGFTFKDANAPKVLQTAEAVYTSTCQACHGAGIAGAPKTGDSGQWAARLAQGYDTVVKHAVEGLRAMPAKGGNPELDDVEVARAVVYMANQSGAKFKEPEVPAPAAAPAAAPAAGAPAAAEAAQPPKG; encoded by the coding sequence ATGAGCGACGCACACCACGAGCACCAATCCGTCATCCGGACTCCCAAGCAACTCGCAGCAGCAGTCATCGCATTCTTTCTCGTCACCATCCTGGGCATCATCCTGCTGGTGCAATTCGTCACCCAGCAAAAACTGACCGGCGCCGGTTCCGACGCCATGTCGCCGGAAGCCGTTGCCGCGCGCCTGAAACCCGTTGCCGACGAAGGCTTCACGTTCAAGGACGCGAACGCGCCCAAGGTGCTGCAGACCGCCGAAGCGGTGTACACCTCCACCTGCCAGGCCTGCCACGGCGCGGGCATTGCGGGCGCACCCAAGACGGGCGACAGTGGCCAATGGGCCGCCCGGCTCGCCCAGGGATACGACACCGTCGTCAAGCACGCGGTCGAAGGCTTGCGCGCCATGCCGGCCAAGGGCGGCAACCCGGAGCTGGACGACGTGGAGGTTGCCCGTGCCGTCGTCTACATGGCAAACCAGTCGGGTGCCAAGTTCAAGGAACCGGAAGTGCCTGCCCCTGCCGCCGCCCCGGCCGCGGCTCCCGCAGCCGGCGCACCAGCCGCTGCCGAAGCCGCGCAGCCGCCGAAAGGCTGA
- a CDS encoding M13 family metallopeptidase codes for MKRHLLSALTLGLLAGVCGFANAADKAPAGKAASGIAIEYIDPSVRAQDDFFVHTNGKWLATTEIPADKSSWGAFHKLHEDTQPQLRKIIEDAAASAKDADQQRIGDFYASFMDEARVEQLGVAPIKDNLAKIAAIGDKKALPQLFAEFNRHGVTAPFNLTIHQDNKDSTKYVVDFFQDGLGLPDRDYYLKKDDAKLAEALAKYELHVAKMLTLAGDANAAVNAKAIVAFETDIAKIQWSKVELRDPVKAYNKYDTAKVGELMPGFDWNAYLAATGVQGKATYVIVSQPTYFQALDKVLADTPLATLKAYAQWQLIHDAAPYLSKAFVDENFAFYGTTLSGATENRPRWKRAVSSTEAALGEAIGKVYVQQHFPAEYKARMEVLVKNLLTAFKQSINTLDWMTPATKKEAQTKLAKFTTKIGYPNKWRDYSALTVKRDDLLGNVQRANEFNYNKELNKLGKPIDRDEWLMTPQTVNAYYNPEMNEIVFPASILQPPFFDPKADDAVNYGAIGGVIGHEISHGFDDQGAQYDGDGNLRDWWSPADHKNFKAKTSQLVAQYGAYSPLPGYQVNGELTLGENIGDNSGLAVAYKAYKLSLKGKKAPVIDGLTGDQRFYMGWAQVWRMKMREPAQIVQIKTDPHAPGQFRANGTMRNQPGFYEAFKVKSGDKMFLAPKERVIIW; via the coding sequence TTGAAACGACACCTGTTAAGTGCATTGACGCTCGGCCTGCTGGCCGGCGTGTGCGGCTTCGCAAACGCGGCCGACAAGGCCCCCGCCGGCAAGGCGGCATCGGGCATCGCGATCGAATATATCGACCCATCCGTGCGCGCCCAGGACGATTTCTTCGTTCATACCAATGGCAAATGGCTGGCCACCACCGAGATCCCGGCCGACAAATCGAGCTGGGGTGCCTTCCACAAGCTGCACGAGGATACCCAGCCGCAGCTGCGCAAGATCATCGAGGACGCGGCCGCCAGCGCGAAGGATGCGGACCAGCAGCGCATCGGCGATTTCTACGCCAGCTTCATGGATGAAGCGCGCGTCGAGCAATTGGGCGTTGCGCCGATCAAGGACAACCTGGCGAAGATCGCCGCCATCGGCGACAAGAAAGCGCTGCCGCAACTGTTCGCCGAATTCAACCGCCATGGCGTGACGGCGCCGTTCAACCTCACCATCCACCAGGACAACAAGGATTCCACGAAGTACGTGGTCGATTTCTTCCAGGATGGCCTGGGCTTGCCCGACCGCGATTACTACCTGAAAAAGGATGACGCGAAGCTGGCCGAAGCGCTGGCCAAGTATGAGCTCCACGTGGCGAAGATGCTGACGCTGGCCGGCGATGCCAATGCCGCCGTCAATGCCAAGGCCATCGTGGCGTTCGAGACCGACATCGCCAAGATCCAGTGGAGCAAGGTCGAACTGCGCGACCCGGTCAAGGCGTACAACAAGTACGACACCGCCAAGGTGGGCGAGCTGATGCCGGGCTTCGACTGGAATGCCTACCTGGCCGCCACCGGCGTGCAGGGTAAGGCGACTTACGTGATCGTCAGCCAGCCGACCTATTTCCAGGCGCTGGACAAGGTGCTGGCCGACACGCCGCTGGCAACGCTGAAGGCGTATGCGCAGTGGCAGCTGATCCACGATGCGGCGCCGTACCTGTCGAAGGCATTCGTCGACGAGAACTTTGCGTTCTACGGCACCACGCTGTCCGGCGCCACCGAGAACCGGCCGCGCTGGAAACGCGCCGTCAGCTCCACGGAAGCGGCGCTGGGCGAGGCGATCGGCAAGGTGTACGTGCAGCAGCATTTCCCGGCCGAGTACAAGGCACGCATGGAAGTGCTGGTGAAAAACCTGCTGACGGCGTTCAAACAAAGCATCAACACGCTGGACTGGATGACGCCGGCCACGAAGAAGGAAGCGCAAACGAAACTGGCCAAGTTCACGACCAAGATCGGCTACCCGAACAAGTGGCGCGATTACTCGGCGCTGACCGTCAAGCGTGACGACCTGCTGGGCAATGTGCAGCGTGCGAACGAGTTCAACTACAACAAGGAGTTGAACAAGCTGGGCAAGCCGATCGACCGCGACGAGTGGCTGATGACGCCGCAGACGGTGAACGCCTACTACAACCCGGAAATGAACGAGATCGTGTTCCCGGCCTCGATCCTGCAACCGCCGTTCTTCGATCCGAAGGCCGATGACGCGGTGAACTATGGCGCGATCGGCGGCGTGATCGGCCATGAGATCAGCCACGGCTTCGACGACCAGGGCGCCCAGTACGATGGCGACGGTAACCTGCGCGACTGGTGGAGCCCGGCCGACCACAAGAACTTCAAGGCCAAGACGAGCCAGCTGGTGGCGCAGTACGGTGCCTACAGCCCGCTGCCCGGCTACCAGGTGAACGGCGAGCTGACGCTGGGCGAGAATATCGGCGACAACTCCGGCCTGGCCGTGGCGTACAAGGCCTACAAGCTGTCGCTGAAGGGCAAGAAGGCGCCGGTGATCGATGGCCTGACGGGCGACCAGCGCTTCTACATGGGCTGGGCGCAGGTATGGCGGATGAAGATGCGTGAACCGGCGCAGATCGTGCAGATCAAGACCGACCCGCACGCCCCTGGCCAGTTCCGTGCCAACGGCACGATGCGCAACCAGCCCGGCTTCTACGAAGCCTTCAAGGTCAAGTCCGGCGACAAGATGTTCCTGGCGCCGAAGGAGCGCGTGATCATCTGGTAA
- a CDS encoding M13 family metallopeptidase, with protein sequence MKRHLLSTLIFSLCSSMYTAGAIAADTAAPSSGIETQYIDHGVRPQDDFFEHLNGGWLKTAEIPADKASWGSFMKLRDDTLPQLRAIIEGLAQQKRLQGDERKIADLYASYMDEKKLDALGIKPVKAELARIAAIKDKAQIPALVAHLNRLGVVTPYAVRVSQDARESSRYAAYVAQSGLGLPDRDYYLKKDDAKLADALAKYELHIAKVLTLAGAKDAAVQARNIVALETALAQAQWTKVENRDPVKRYNKVAIDQLAALAPGYDWQGTLAAAGIAGKTAHSPDYVIVMQPSYLQGFAKTLNDTDLATWKAYFTWQLLRDASPYLSKPFADAHFAFYGTVLTGVTEQPPRWKRGVGVVEGAIGEGLGKLYVAQHFPPERKDKMEKLVDNLLVAYRQSIDTLDWMSPATKKEAQAKLAKFTPKIGYPDKWRDYSAFKTVKGDLAGNLRRAAEFEYDRNIAKLGQPIDRTEWGMTPQTVNAYYRSTTNEIVFPAAILQPPFFDAKADDAVNYGAIGAVIGHEISHGFDDSGSQSDGDGNLRNWWTDADRANFKAKADRLVAQYDGYSPLPGYNVNGKLTLGENIADNSGLAIAYKAYKLSLNGQPAPVIDKLTGEQRFYMGFGQVWRAKMREAQQIVQVKTDPHSPGRFRANGTVVNQPGFYEAFGVKEGDKLYLKPEERVIIW encoded by the coding sequence GTGAAACGACATCTCCTCTCCACCCTGATTTTCTCCCTGTGCTCCTCCATGTACACCGCTGGCGCCATCGCTGCCGACACGGCCGCGCCATCATCGGGCATCGAGACGCAATACATCGACCACGGCGTGCGCCCGCAGGACGACTTCTTCGAACACTTGAATGGCGGCTGGCTGAAGACGGCCGAGATCCCGGCCGACAAGGCCAGCTGGGGCTCGTTCATGAAATTGCGCGACGATACGCTGCCGCAGCTGCGCGCCATCATCGAGGGCCTGGCGCAGCAGAAGCGGCTGCAGGGCGATGAACGGAAGATCGCCGACCTGTATGCCAGCTACATGGATGAAAAGAAGCTCGATGCGCTGGGCATCAAACCGGTGAAGGCAGAGCTGGCGCGCATTGCCGCCATCAAGGACAAGGCGCAAATCCCCGCGCTGGTGGCGCACCTGAACCGCCTGGGTGTGGTCACGCCGTATGCGGTGCGCGTGTCGCAGGATGCGCGCGAATCGTCGCGCTATGCCGCCTACGTGGCCCAGAGCGGCCTGGGCTTGCCGGACCGCGACTATTACCTGAAGAAGGATGACGCGAAGCTGGCCGACGCGCTGGCGAAATACGAGCTGCACATCGCGAAAGTGCTCACGCTGGCCGGCGCGAAGGATGCCGCGGTACAGGCAAGGAACATCGTGGCGCTGGAAACCGCGCTGGCGCAGGCGCAGTGGACCAAGGTGGAAAACCGCGATCCCGTGAAGCGCTACAACAAGGTGGCGATCGATCAACTGGCGGCGCTGGCGCCGGGCTATGACTGGCAGGGCACGCTGGCCGCGGCGGGGATTGCCGGAAAGACGGCGCATTCTCCCGATTATGTCATCGTGATGCAGCCCTCTTACCTGCAGGGCTTCGCGAAGACGCTGAACGACACCGACCTGGCCACGTGGAAGGCGTATTTCACGTGGCAGTTGCTGCGCGATGCATCGCCCTACCTGTCGAAGCCGTTCGCCGATGCGCACTTCGCGTTCTACGGCACCGTGCTGACGGGCGTGACGGAGCAGCCACCGCGCTGGAAGCGTGGCGTGGGTGTCGTGGAAGGCGCGATCGGCGAGGGACTGGGCAAGCTGTACGTTGCCCAGCACTTCCCGCCGGAGCGCAAGGACAAGATGGAAAAGCTCGTGGACAACCTGCTGGTGGCCTACCGGCAGAGCATCGACACGCTGGACTGGATGAGCCCCGCGACGAAGAAGGAAGCGCAGGCCAAGCTGGCCAAGTTCACGCCGAAGATCGGCTACCCGGACAAGTGGCGCGATTATTCGGCATTCAAAACGGTGAAGGGTGACCTGGCGGGCAACCTGCGCCGCGCCGCCGAATTCGAGTATGACCGCAACATCGCCAAGCTGGGCCAGCCGATCGACCGCACCGAATGGGGCATGACCCCGCAAACGGTGAACGCCTACTACCGCTCGACCACCAACGAGATCGTGTTCCCGGCCGCGATCCTGCAACCGCCGTTCTTCGATGCGAAGGCGGACGATGCGGTGAACTATGGCGCGATCGGTGCCGTGATCGGCCACGAGATCAGCCACGGCTTCGACGATTCGGGCAGCCAGTCCGACGGCGACGGCAACCTGCGCAACTGGTGGACCGATGCGGACCGCGCCAACTTCAAGGCCAAGGCCGACCGTCTGGTGGCGCAGTACGACGGCTACAGCCCGCTGCCCGGCTACAACGTGAACGGCAAGCTCACGCTGGGCGAGAACATCGCCGACAACTCGGGCCTGGCGATTGCGTACAAGGCTTACAAACTGTCGCTGAACGGCCAGCCGGCGCCGGTGATCGACAAGCTGACGGGCGAGCAGCGCTTCTACATGGGCTTTGGCCAGGTATGGCGCGCGAAGATGCGCGAGGCGCAGCAGATCGTGCAGGTGAAGACCGACCCGCACTCGCCGGGGCGGTTCCGCGCCAACGGCACCGTGGTCAACCAGCCCGGCTTCTATGAAGCCTTCGGCGTGAAGGAAGGCGACAAGCTGTACCTGAAGCCGGAAGAGCGCGTGATTATCTGGTAA
- a CDS encoding S41 family peptidase: MGKNLKRAFKRTGLVGIGVVAGIAISLQFSAMAQRAEPALPLEELRQLADVYGLIKSDYVEQVEDRKLLTEAISGMVASLDPHSAYLDKKAYAELREGSQGRFVGLGIEIAQGDEGYIRIVAPIEDSPAYRAGIKAGDLITRLDSMPLKGMSLDESVKKMRGEPHSKVTLTVLREDEPQPLTFNLVREEILQKSVKGKIIEPGYAWLRVAQFQEPTVDDLAAKITELYRQDPHLKGMVLDLRNDPGGVLQGAIGVAAAFLPKDTPVVTTNGQLPDSKQIFYARAEYYSLRSDSDPLARLPEAVKRVPLAVLVNTGSASASEIVAGALQDYQRATIIGTQTFGKGSVQTIRQLTADTALKLTTARYYTPHGRAIQAKGIAPDLHVNEYADGDGLNALRMREADLSRHLSNDREAEVSKERRDELEEQARILALEKKRKPLEYGSAGDFQLAQALNHLKGLPVQTARPGSAIVQAAVK, from the coding sequence ATGGGCAAAAATCTGAAGCGTGCATTCAAGCGCACCGGGCTCGTCGGTATCGGTGTCGTGGCCGGCATTGCCATTTCGCTGCAGTTTTCCGCGATGGCCCAGCGCGCGGAGCCGGCCTTGCCGCTGGAGGAATTGCGCCAGCTGGCCGATGTGTATGGCCTGATCAAATCCGATTACGTCGAGCAGGTCGAGGACAGGAAGCTGCTGACCGAAGCCATCTCCGGCATGGTCGCCTCGCTCGACCCGCATTCGGCCTACCTCGACAAGAAAGCCTATGCCGAACTGCGCGAAGGTTCGCAAGGCCGCTTCGTGGGCCTGGGCATCGAGATTGCCCAGGGCGACGAAGGCTATATCCGCATCGTGGCGCCGATCGAGGATTCGCCGGCCTACCGCGCCGGCATCAAGGCCGGCGACCTGATCACGCGCCTCGACTCCATGCCATTGAAAGGCATGTCGCTCGATGAATCGGTGAAGAAGATGCGCGGCGAGCCGCACAGCAAGGTCACGCTGACGGTGCTGCGCGAGGATGAACCGCAACCGCTCACGTTCAACCTGGTGCGCGAGGAAATCCTGCAGAAGAGCGTCAAGGGCAAGATCATCGAGCCGGGCTATGCGTGGCTGCGCGTGGCGCAGTTCCAGGAACCCACCGTCGATGACCTGGCCGCCAAGATCACCGAACTGTACCGGCAAGATCCGCACCTGAAGGGCATGGTGCTCGACCTGCGCAACGATCCCGGTGGCGTGCTGCAGGGCGCGATCGGCGTGGCCGCGGCCTTCCTGCCAAAAGATACGCCGGTGGTCACGACCAATGGCCAGTTACCCGACTCGAAGCAGATCTTCTATGCGCGCGCCGAGTATTACTCGCTGCGCAGCGACAGCGATCCACTCGCCCGCCTGCCCGAAGCCGTAAAACGCGTACCGCTGGCCGTGCTGGTCAACACCGGTTCCGCATCCGCTTCCGAGATCGTGGCCGGCGCGCTACAGGACTACCAACGCGCCACCATCATCGGCACGCAAACGTTCGGCAAGGGCTCGGTGCAAACAATCCGCCAGTTGACCGCTGACACAGCGCTGAAGCTGACCACGGCGCGCTACTACACGCCGCACGGCCGCGCCATCCAGGCCAAGGGCATTGCGCCCGACCTGCACGTCAACGAATACGCCGATGGCGATGGCCTGAATGCGCTGCGCATGCGCGAAGCCGACCTGTCCCGGCACCTGTCGAACGACCGCGAGGCGGAGGTCTCGAAAGAGCGCCGGGACGAACTCGAAGAGCAGGCGCGCATCCTGGCGCTGGAGAAAAAACGCAAGCCGCTCGAATATGGCTCCGCCGGCGATTTCCAGCTGGCGCAGGCGCTGAACCACCTGAAAGGCTTGCCGGTGCAGACGGCCAGGCCGGGTTCGGCGATCGTGCAAGCCGCCGTGAAGTGA
- a CDS encoding beta-ketoacyl-ACP synthase III — protein MKQAVISGTGLFTPPHTISNEELVEAFNAHVALFNAEHAAAIEAGTVTALEPSSAGFIEKASGIKSRYVMDKAGILDPERMAPRIPERANEELSLQAEICVAAAKDALARANRQPADIDMVIVACSNMQRAYPAMAIEVQQALGIDGFGFDMNVACSSATFGIQTGATAVQTGQARAVLVLNPEITSGHLDYRDRDSHFIFGDACTAIVIEARDAAVSEHQFEIVDMKLKTSFSNNIRNNFGFMNRFDEAGVGQPDKLFKQQGRKVFKDVCPMAAEMIKNSIASAGLEVGQISRYWLHQANLNMNQLIARLILGRDATIDEAPVVLDTYANTSSAGSIIAFHTYQDDLPAGAYGVICSFGAGYSIGSVVVRKV, from the coding sequence ATGAAACAAGCCGTTATCAGCGGTACCGGGCTGTTCACGCCACCGCACACGATCTCGAACGAAGAACTGGTGGAAGCGTTCAACGCCCATGTGGCCCTGTTCAATGCCGAACATGCCGCCGCCATCGAGGCGGGCACGGTCACGGCGCTGGAACCGTCGTCCGCCGGCTTCATCGAAAAGGCATCGGGCATCAAGTCGCGCTATGTGATGGACAAGGCCGGCATCCTCGATCCGGAACGGATGGCGCCGCGTATTCCCGAGCGCGCCAACGAGGAACTGTCGCTGCAGGCGGAAATCTGCGTGGCCGCCGCGAAGGATGCGCTGGCCCGCGCGAACCGCCAGCCGGCCGACATCGACATGGTCATCGTCGCCTGTTCGAACATGCAGCGCGCCTACCCGGCGATGGCCATCGAAGTGCAGCAGGCACTGGGGATCGATGGTTTCGGCTTCGACATGAACGTGGCCTGCTCGTCGGCCACCTTCGGCATCCAGACCGGCGCCACGGCCGTCCAGACGGGCCAGGCCCGCGCGGTACTGGTACTGAACCCGGAAATCACCAGCGGGCACCTGGATTACCGCGACCGCGACAGCCACTTCATCTTCGGTGATGCCTGCACGGCGATCGTGATCGAGGCCCGCGATGCCGCGGTCTCCGAACACCAGTTCGAGATCGTCGACATGAAGCTCAAGACGTCGTTCTCCAACAATATCCGCAACAACTTCGGCTTCATGAACCGCTTCGACGAGGCGGGCGTGGGCCAGCCCGACAAACTGTTCAAGCAGCAGGGCCGCAAGGTATTCAAGGATGTGTGCCCGATGGCCGCCGAGATGATCAAGAACTCGATCGCCAGCGCCGGCCTCGAGGTCGGGCAGATCAGCCGTTACTGGCTGCACCAGGCCAACCTGAACATGAACCAGCTGATTGCCCGCCTGATCCTGGGCCGCGATGCCACGATCGACGAAGCACCGGTCGTGCTGGACACCTATGCCAACACCTCGTCCGCCGGTTCCATCATCGCCTTCCACACGTACCAGGACGATCTGCCGGCTGGCGCCTATGGCGTCATCTGCTCGTTCGGCGCAGGTTACTCGATCGGCAGCGTGGTCGTCCGCAAGGTCTGA